The Marinilongibacter aquaticus genome has a window encoding:
- a CDS encoding gluconate:H+ symporter, translated as MPLVIALIGIVALILLIAVFKLDTFISFIIVSLGIGLASGLDVVAVGDAIKHGVGSTLGDLTLIIGFGAMLGKLVAESGAAQKITDALLKLVGKNNIQWGLALAGFIIGIPLFYNAGFIIVIPLIFAIAQSSGYNMLYVGIPMLASLSVAHGYLPPHPSPAAISLQLNADLGKTLIYGIIVSIPAVAIAGPIFAKTLKSYKLDLDPALFGFKQVEKDKLPPLGISLLVGLMPVILLSAFSVIKGYMPDNQIVKLLAQPYFGMLLSVFMAIYFLGIKQGQNLESISKSLADSFKDISVILLIIAGAGALKEILSATGTSEYIGRILHNVDINPLILGWATAAFIRVCVGSATVSGLTAVGILAPMFAAEPNFKPELMVLAIGSGSLIMGHMNDGGFWLFKEYFNLSIKDTLKTWTVMETLVSVVGLIGVLILNLFI; from the coding sequence ATGCCTTTAGTAATAGCCCTGATCGGAATCGTAGCACTCATCTTGCTTATTGCCGTATTCAAATTAGACACTTTCATTTCTTTTATCATCGTATCCTTAGGAATCGGCCTGGCCAGCGGGCTTGACGTCGTAGCCGTGGGCGACGCCATAAAGCACGGTGTCGGTAGCACCTTGGGCGATCTCACCTTGATCATTGGTTTCGGAGCCATGCTGGGCAAGCTTGTCGCAGAAAGCGGAGCCGCCCAAAAAATAACCGACGCCTTATTGAAGCTCGTGGGCAAAAACAACATCCAATGGGGACTCGCACTGGCCGGTTTTATTATCGGCATTCCTCTTTTCTACAATGCCGGGTTCATTATCGTCATCCCTTTGATTTTCGCCATTGCCCAATCTTCGGGCTACAATATGCTTTACGTAGGTATTCCAATGTTGGCCTCCCTCTCCGTAGCTCACGGCTATTTGCCGCCCCACCCTTCGCCTGCAGCAATTTCCTTGCAATTGAATGCCGACTTGGGAAAAACACTGATCTACGGCATCATCGTTTCGATACCCGCAGTCGCCATTGCTGGCCCTATTTTTGCTAAAACATTGAAAAGCTATAAGTTGGATTTGGATCCCGCCCTCTTTGGTTTCAAACAAGTGGAAAAAGATAAACTTCCACCGTTGGGCATCAGCCTTTTGGTGGGTTTAATGCCCGTTATTTTGTTGTCGGCATTTTCGGTGATCAAAGGTTATATGCCCGACAACCAGATTGTGAAACTTTTGGCCCAACCTTATTTCGGCATGCTCCTCTCGGTATTTATGGCCATTTATTTTCTGGGCATCAAACAAGGGCAAAACTTGGAAAGCATTTCCAAATCACTGGCCGATTCGTTCAAAGACATTTCTGTTATCTTGTTGATTATCGCCGGAGCCGGAGCTTTGAAAGAAATCCTTTCGGCCACGGGCACGAGCGAATATATTGGGCGAATATTGCACAATGTAGACATCAACCCCTTAATTTTGGGCTGGGCTACTGCGGCATTTATTCGAGTTTGCGTAGGCTCTGCCACGGTATCCGGATTGACGGCCGTAGGCATATTGGCTCCGATGTTTGCGGCCGAACCCAATTTCAAACCAGAACTTATGGTTTTGGCAATCGGCTCGGGCAGTTTGATCATGGGACACATGAACGATGGCGGCTTTTGGCTTTTTAAAGAATATTTCAACCTATCAATCAAAGATACTTTGAAAACATGGACGGTAATGGAAACATTGGTCTCTGTTGTCGGCCTTATCGGTGTATTGATTTTAAACCTTTTTATATAA
- the hemC gene encoding hydroxymethylbilane synthase, translating into MTIRIGTRGSKLALWQAHYIADRLNAAGLQSEIKIIETKGDKILDRSLSKIGSKGVFTEELENQLRDHEIDIAVHSAKDVQSQLDDAFELIAFTEREKVNDVLVSHKKLSLSDEITVGTSSTRRVAMLKAYFPHVKIVDMRGNLQTRISKMERGDCDALLLAYAGVHRMEYDGLIQEHLNIKQFTPAVGQGTVAIEALKTLDAEKKQSIIEACNDPLTEICLRAERSFLKAVNGGCSIPVFGHCHWFDDYLLELNAGIVSLDGKKVIRISTLLDDPEKLGTDVAEQLMEKDGKEILEEIRKTL; encoded by the coding sequence ATGACAATTCGGATCGGGACAAGAGGAAGTAAACTGGCCCTTTGGCAAGCTCATTATATTGCCGACAGGCTAAATGCCGCAGGTTTACAAAGTGAAATCAAGATAATTGAGACGAAAGGCGACAAAATACTTGACCGCTCTTTATCAAAAATAGGCAGCAAAGGCGTGTTCACGGAAGAGCTTGAAAATCAACTGCGAGACCATGAAATCGACATCGCCGTACACAGTGCAAAAGATGTGCAATCGCAATTGGACGACGCATTCGAATTAATTGCCTTCACCGAACGCGAAAAAGTAAACGATGTCTTGGTGAGCCATAAAAAACTGAGCCTTTCAGACGAAATCACGGTGGGCACATCCAGCACAAGACGCGTAGCCATGCTGAAAGCCTATTTCCCGCATGTGAAAATTGTGGATATGCGAGGCAATTTGCAAACACGAATCAGTAAAATGGAAAGAGGCGACTGCGATGCCCTTCTTTTGGCCTATGCCGGTGTGCACCGCATGGAATACGACGGCCTGATTCAAGAGCACCTGAACATCAAACAATTCACTCCGGCCGTTGGACAGGGCACTGTGGCCATAGAAGCATTGAAAACACTCGATGCCGAGAAAAAACAAAGCATTATCGAAGCCTGCAACGACCCACTCACCGAAATTTGTTTGCGTGCCGAAAGAAGTTTTCTGAAAGCCGTAAACGGGGGCTGTTCGATACCCGTGTTCGGGCATTGCCATTGGTTCGACGATTATTTGCTCGAATTGAATGCGGGCATTGTAAGCCTCGATGGAAAAAAGGTCATCCGCATCAGCACATTGCTCGACGACCCCGAAAAGCTGGGCACAGATGTGGCTGAACAATTGATGGAAAAAGACGGAAAAGAAATTTTGGAAGAAATCAGAAAAACATTATGA
- a CDS encoding M1 family metallopeptidase — MKKAYFIFCVLSLLFIKTHAQYSHADSLMGSITPERAWWDLTYYDLKVKVDIEQKYLKGENTVLFKAVDAGKIMQIDLQAPMKITGIFAGNKTLEYTKDGPSAYFIKLPKTVKKGQNGQIRILFEGSPIVAARPPWDGGIVWATHGQGEPFVSTANQGIGASIWWPCKDHPADEVDSMQISISSPAHLFDVSNGQLRSSVVNNDGTRTNTWFVQNPINNYGVDINIANYVSWKDVYQGEKGPLPLSFYVLPENFEKAQKQFKDVYRMLKAFEYWFGPYPFYEDGYKLVEAPYLGMEHQSSVTYGNRFENGYLGTDLSGTGWGLKWDFIIVHESGHEWFANNLTNKDVADMWIHEGFTNYSENLFTEYYYGKEAGADYVIGCRERIQNDRPIIGDYDVRNEGSSDMYYKGANILHTVRQIVNDDELWRGILRGLNRDFYHQTVTSKQVENYISEKANIDFSKVFDQYLRTTKIPVLSTRVKGKKIFYKWENVIPGFDMPVKVTLDGKSVFLYPTEKEKKVKAKSLIVDRNFYVENK, encoded by the coding sequence ATGAAAAAGGCCTACTTCATCTTCTGTGTACTCAGTCTTCTCTTCATCAAAACCCATGCTCAGTATAGCCATGCAGACAGCCTTATGGGCAGCATTACACCCGAGCGTGCCTGGTGGGATCTGACCTACTATGACCTCAAAGTCAAGGTCGACATCGAGCAGAAATATTTGAAAGGAGAGAATACGGTATTGTTCAAAGCAGTAGATGCGGGCAAAATCATGCAAATAGACCTGCAAGCACCCATGAAAATCACGGGGATATTTGCAGGAAACAAAACACTCGAATATACAAAGGATGGCCCAAGTGCCTATTTTATAAAATTGCCCAAAACAGTAAAAAAGGGGCAAAATGGCCAAATCAGAATACTTTTTGAAGGCAGCCCCATTGTCGCAGCCCGTCCGCCTTGGGATGGCGGCATTGTATGGGCTACACACGGCCAAGGCGAACCTTTTGTTTCGACGGCCAACCAAGGTATCGGAGCCAGTATTTGGTGGCCTTGCAAAGATCATCCCGCAGACGAAGTTGACAGCATGCAAATCAGTATCAGCAGTCCGGCCCACCTTTTCGATGTAAGCAACGGACAATTGCGGTCATCGGTTGTCAACAATGACGGCACCCGTACAAATACATGGTTTGTGCAGAACCCCATCAACAATTATGGCGTAGACATAAATATTGCCAATTACGTAAGCTGGAAAGATGTGTATCAGGGTGAAAAAGGCCCATTGCCCCTTTCTTTTTATGTTTTGCCCGAAAACTTTGAAAAGGCTCAAAAACAATTCAAAGATGTGTACCGCATGTTGAAAGCCTTTGAATATTGGTTTGGGCCTTACCCATTCTACGAAGACGGTTACAAACTGGTGGAAGCTCCGTATTTGGGTATGGAACACCAAAGTTCGGTCACTTACGGCAACCGGTTTGAAAATGGTTATTTGGGCACAGACCTCTCGGGTACGGGCTGGGGTTTAAAGTGGGACTTTATCATTGTGCACGAAAGCGGGCATGAATGGTTTGCCAATAATTTGACGAACAAAGACGTGGCCGACATGTGGATTCACGAAGGTTTCACCAATTATTCCGAAAACCTTTTCACCGAATATTATTACGGTAAAGAAGCCGGGGCCGACTATGTGATCGGCTGCCGTGAACGCATTCAAAACGACCGCCCAATTATTGGCGATTACGATGTGAGAAACGAAGGCTCTTCGGACATGTATTACAAAGGGGCCAATATCTTGCACACGGTTCGGCAAATTGTAAACGATGACGAACTGTGGAGAGGCATTCTCCGCGGTTTGAACAGAGATTTCTACCATCAGACGGTTACATCGAAACAAGTCGAAAATTATATCAGTGAAAAAGCGAACATCGATTTCAGCAAAGTCTTCGACCAATATCTACGTACCACAAAAATTCCTGTGCTGAGCACACGCGTAAAGGGAAAGAAGATTTTCTACAAATGGGAAAACGTAATTCCCGGTTTCGATATGCCCGTGAAAGTGACCTTAGACGGCAAAAGTGTTTTTCTCTACCCCACAGAGAAAGAGAAGAAAGTAAAAGCCAAATCACTTATTGTCGACCGTAATTTCTACGTCGAAAACAAATAA
- a CDS encoding MarR family winged helix-turn-helix transcriptional regulator, whose translation MTHSDKRAYFFKIDTTVKRVRNYMQKQLSAAGIDLTVDQWVVLDHIYPSPGISQNDLAQATAKDAPTTTRILDILIKKGWVERKMARLDRRKSMIFLTSEGTALHERAFPIVAEVRRKSWENLSDEDFDTLVGIMDTIYGNLEIL comes from the coding sequence ATGACGCATTCCGACAAGAGAGCATATTTTTTTAAGATTGACACAACTGTCAAACGGGTAAGAAACTATATGCAAAAACAGCTCAGTGCAGCCGGAATAGACCTTACAGTAGACCAATGGGTAGTTTTGGATCACATCTATCCCAGCCCGGGAATTTCGCAAAACGACTTAGCCCAAGCCACCGCCAAAGATGCCCCCACTACTACACGAATTTTGGATATCTTGATAAAAAAAGGGTGGGTAGAACGCAAAATGGCTCGACTGGACCGTCGAAAATCGATGATTTTTCTAACGTCCGAAGGCACCGCTCTTCACGAAAGAGCCTTTCCTATTGTAGCCGAAGTGCGAAGGAAATCGTGGGAAAACTTATCGGATGAAGATTTTGATACCTTAGTGGGCATTATGGACACCATTTACGGTAATTTGGAAATCCTTTAA
- a CDS encoding peptidylprolyl isomerase yields MKKICILIGLFIGFQSQAQKLSKKDYLVNLETTKGKMTLILFDETPLHKANFIKLAKEGFYNDLLFHRVIKDFMIQGGDPSSKEATPGKRLGSGGADMERIPYEFVPNHIHLKGALAAARDYNPEKKSSACQFYIVTGKKYEPAQIKMMAQRNRGEKAHYTDAQLKAYSEIGGTPFLDYNYTVFGQVIQGLEVLDEIQKEETDAVDRPKNDVKMKVEIKRMKRKKIARKYPKAYPS; encoded by the coding sequence ATGAAGAAAATCTGCATACTGATTGGTCTTTTCATTGGCTTTCAGAGCCAAGCTCAAAAGCTTTCGAAAAAGGATTATTTGGTGAATTTAGAAACCACGAAAGGCAAAATGACGCTAATCCTTTTTGATGAAACACCTTTGCACAAAGCCAATTTCATTAAGCTAGCCAAAGAAGGCTTTTACAACGACCTGCTCTTCCATCGTGTCATTAAAGATTTTATGATTCAGGGCGGAGACCCCAGCTCGAAAGAGGCCACACCCGGAAAAAGGCTGGGCTCTGGAGGAGCGGATATGGAACGTATCCCCTACGAATTTGTACCGAATCACATTCACCTGAAAGGTGCTTTGGCAGCGGCCCGCGACTACAATCCTGAGAAGAAATCTTCGGCTTGTCAGTTTTATATCGTGACGGGCAAAAAATACGAACCCGCACAAATCAAAATGATGGCCCAGCGAAACCGGGGCGAAAAAGCACATTATACCGATGCACAATTGAAAGCGTACTCCGAAATTGGAGGCACCCCCTTTCTTGATTACAATTACACAGTTTTTGGGCAGGTGATTCAAGGTTTAGAGGTGTTGGATGAAATCCAGAAAGAAGAAACCGATGCAGTCGACCGCCCGAAAAATGACGTCAAAATGAAGGTGGAAATCAAAAGGATGAAAAGAAAGAAAATAGCCCGTAAATACCCGAAAGCGTACCCGTCATGA
- a CDS encoding cytochrome c maturation protein CcmE: MKKSHIIALVVIAVAVAMIISTVGNASTYSDFGEAISRAQEGNKTAVHVVGELKKDGGGNIVGMVYEPSIDPNRFEFMMVDSLQKESKVVLNKPKPQDLEKSEKVVVVGSMNLDKNCFEAEQILLKCPSKYNNEGFNAPETAMIEPNAN; this comes from the coding sequence ATGAAAAAGTCGCACATTATAGCTTTGGTTGTGATCGCCGTTGCGGTAGCCATGATTATTTCCACCGTTGGAAACGCAAGTACGTACTCCGATTTTGGCGAAGCCATTAGCCGAGCACAAGAAGGAAACAAAACTGCAGTGCACGTGGTGGGCGAGCTGAAAAAAGACGGAGGCGGCAATATCGTAGGTATGGTCTATGAGCCTTCTATCGATCCCAATCGCTTCGAATTTATGATGGTCGACTCGCTTCAAAAAGAATCGAAAGTGGTGCTGAACAAACCGAAACCACAAGATTTGGAAAAATCGGAAAAAGTAGTTGTTGTGGGTTCAATGAACTTGGACAAAAACTGTTTCGAAGCTGAACAAATATTGCTCAAATGCCCATCGAAATACAACAATGAAGGTTTCAACGCACCCGAAACTGCGATGATTGAGCCCAATGCAAATTGA
- a CDS encoding chorismate-binding protein has translation MQIDAEQNIQKLSFAESFNQLTKGQFPFALWRLPHAAEFECIVSGSPEQKINTDHLDELSSGFLIAPFEKGGQKQTLFISADFYCGLDNLKAQVPFELENRFTQHIENQEFDAQSDGHTPSSTDEKSTFIENVARAVEQIREGRFQKVVLSRQKRISAADFDPIQHFELVCAKYPELFCSLVYLPSERAIWIGASPEVLIKKDADKTFETMALAGTQPAYDEAHNLIACADALWRQKEIEEQALVCRYIINCFKKIRVREYEEIGPRTVKAGNLLHLQTHFKVDAESINFPQIASVMLNLLHPTSAVCGMPKENALAFINQYEPFDRSFYSGFLGPVHINQKSQLFVNLRTMQYSKGEICLFAGCGITVDSDPEKEWAETEMKFRTIMPAQKA, from the coding sequence ATGCAAATTGATGCCGAGCAAAATATCCAGAAGCTGAGCTTTGCCGAAAGCTTCAATCAATTGACCAAAGGTCAGTTCCCTTTCGCTTTGTGGCGTTTGCCCCATGCCGCAGAATTCGAATGCATTGTCTCGGGTTCTCCCGAACAAAAAATCAATACAGATCACCTCGACGAACTGAGCTCCGGTTTTCTGATTGCTCCATTCGAGAAAGGTGGCCAAAAACAAACCCTTTTCATTTCCGCCGATTTTTATTGCGGTTTGGACAATTTAAAAGCTCAAGTACCTTTTGAGCTTGAAAATAGATTCACTCAACACATTGAAAATCAGGAATTCGATGCTCAATCGGATGGGCATACTCCTTCCTCTACAGACGAGAAAAGTACCTTTATCGAAAATGTAGCACGGGCTGTGGAGCAGATTCGCGAAGGGCGTTTCCAGAAAGTTGTACTTTCTCGACAAAAAAGAATATCGGCAGCAGACTTCGACCCGATTCAACATTTCGAGCTTGTGTGTGCAAAATACCCCGAACTTTTCTGTTCGCTGGTCTATTTGCCAAGCGAAAGAGCAATTTGGATAGGGGCAAGTCCCGAAGTGCTGATCAAAAAAGACGCCGACAAAACTTTCGAAACAATGGCTTTGGCCGGTACACAACCTGCCTACGACGAAGCCCACAATCTCATTGCCTGTGCCGACGCTCTGTGGCGTCAAAAAGAAATTGAAGAACAGGCCTTGGTTTGCCGGTATATCATCAATTGCTTCAAAAAAATCAGGGTACGAGAATACGAAGAAATAGGACCCCGTACCGTGAAAGCAGGCAATTTGCTGCATTTGCAAACGCATTTCAAAGTTGATGCCGAAAGCATCAATTTCCCGCAAATCGCCTCGGTGATGCTCAATTTGCTTCACCCCACTTCAGCCGTCTGCGGTATGCCCAAAGAAAATGCACTGGCTTTCATCAATCAATACGAACCTTTCGACCGCAGCTTTTACAGTGGTTTTCTAGGGCCCGTGCACATCAATCAGAAATCGCAATTGTTTGTCAATTTGAGGACAATGCAATACAGCAAAGGAGAAATCTGCCTTTTCGCCGGCTGCGGCATTACCGTGGATTCGGATCCCGAAAAAGAATGGGCCGAAACCGAAATGAAGTTCCGTACAATCATGCCTGCTCAAAAAGCATGA
- a CDS encoding SDR family oxidoreductase produces the protein MKKKILITGSNGLLGQKLVSQLAAENKQEIIATSRGANRLPLHANYIYESLDITVKNEVDEIVRKHQPDVLIHTAAMTNVDQCEGDKEGCWQLNVKAVEYLVEACEKHNVFLLHLSTDFIFDGEAGPYAENAEANPVSFYGWSKLAAEKLVLHSKASWAIARTVLVYGLAFDMSRSNIILWVKNSLENQKHINVVTDQWRTPTLAEDLAQGCILIAEKEAQGVFNISGEELLNPYQMANQTADYFDLDKSFIHEATAATFSQPAKRPPKTGFDISKAKTVLGYQPHSFSEGIAILAEQLKETHS, from the coding sequence ATGAAAAAGAAAATTTTGATCACCGGCTCCAATGGATTGCTCGGACAAAAGCTTGTTTCGCAGCTTGCCGCAGAAAATAAACAAGAGATTATTGCCACATCTCGGGGAGCCAATAGATTGCCCTTGCATGCAAACTATATCTACGAAAGCTTGGACATTACCGTGAAAAACGAGGTCGATGAAATCGTACGGAAACATCAGCCCGATGTGTTGATTCACACGGCGGCCATGACCAATGTAGACCAGTGCGAAGGCGACAAAGAAGGCTGTTGGCAATTGAATGTAAAAGCTGTGGAATATTTAGTCGAAGCCTGTGAAAAACACAATGTCTTTTTGCTGCACCTGTCTACCGATTTCATTTTTGATGGCGAAGCAGGTCCTTATGCTGAAAACGCAGAGGCCAATCCTGTGAGTTTTTACGGATGGAGCAAACTGGCCGCCGAAAAACTCGTGCTGCACTCCAAGGCTTCTTGGGCCATTGCCCGTACTGTTTTGGTTTACGGTTTGGCTTTCGACATGAGCCGTTCGAATATCATTTTGTGGGTGAAAAACTCTCTTGAAAATCAGAAGCACATCAATGTGGTGACAGATCAATGGCGAACTCCTACCCTCGCCGAAGATTTGGCCCAGGGCTGTATCCTCATCGCAGAAAAAGAAGCCCAAGGGGTGTTTAACATTAGTGGAGAAGAATTGTTGAACCCCTATCAAATGGCCAATCAGACAGCCGATTATTTCGATTTGGACAAATCATTTATTCACGAAGCCACCGCGGCCACCTTCAGCCAACCGGCCAAAAGGCCGCCGAAAACAGGTTTCGACATCAGCAAGGCCAAAACGGTTCTAGGCTATCAGCCACACAGTTTTTCCGAAGGAATTGCTATCTTGGCAGAACAGCTAAAAGAAACTCATTCATGA
- a CDS encoding DUF1801 domain-containing protein, whose protein sequence is MQPEIEEYNRKQAEIDRKICDILASEIEAELPEAESKIWHAHPVWFLDGNPIVGYSTQKNCTRLLFWSGQSFDEALIPEGKFKAAELRFTAPEQIDHELLKRCLSKARDIQWDYKNLVKRKGQLERLK, encoded by the coding sequence ATGCAGCCCGAAATCGAAGAATATAACCGAAAACAAGCCGAAATCGACCGTAAGATTTGCGATATTTTGGCATCAGAAATTGAAGCTGAATTGCCCGAAGCCGAAAGCAAAATCTGGCATGCCCATCCTGTTTGGTTTCTTGACGGCAACCCCATTGTCGGTTACAGCACACAAAAAAACTGCACCCGTTTGCTCTTTTGGAGCGGTCAAAGTTTTGATGAAGCCCTCATTCCCGAAGGGAAATTCAAAGCGGCAGAATTGCGTTTCACAGCCCCAGAACAAATCGACCACGAATTGCTGAAAAGGTGTTTGAGCAAAGCCCGCGACATACAATGGGATTATAAAAATTTGGTAAAAAGAAAGGGGCAACTCGAACGCCTAAAATAA
- the rpoN gene encoding RNA polymerase factor sigma-54 has translation MQKLVLNQSLQQRLSPQQIQFIKLLQVPTFELDHRIQEELEVNPALEMGNNEPESLNENNTEPDDFGNDYEDVDIGDYLNQDEYSGYKMYGDGWNEENETLPIADSNTLTENLLQQLGYLRLNEIDQKIGEQLIGSIDDDGYIRRPLRSIANDLAFGQNIYVSEQEVNAVLQKIQLFDPPGIAARDLRECLLLQLDRFDEPSEELKNAHEIVKSQFEEFTKKHYSAIQKKLDIDQESLKEAIDFITHLNPKPGGVGANDPTAKYLLPDFMVTVENDDIEISLNSKNAPDLRISKSFSEMLDTYDKSDKKNKAVKETVTFVKQKLDAAKWFIDAIKQRQQTLLRTMEAIVAFQKEFFLEGDESKLKPMILKDISDKIDMDISTVSRVANSKSVQTDFGIYPLKYFFSEGISTESGEDASSREVKNILKELIDNELKSAPLSDDKLEKELKKRGYKIARRTVAKYREQLNIPVARLRKEL, from the coding sequence ATGCAAAAGCTCGTTTTAAATCAATCATTACAGCAAAGACTGTCTCCTCAGCAGATTCAGTTCATCAAGCTATTGCAAGTGCCCACATTCGAATTGGATCATCGCATTCAAGAAGAATTGGAGGTAAATCCGGCTTTGGAAATGGGCAATAACGAACCGGAAAGCTTAAACGAAAACAATACGGAGCCCGACGACTTTGGCAACGATTACGAAGATGTTGACATTGGCGATTACCTCAATCAGGACGAATATTCGGGTTATAAAATGTACGGCGACGGCTGGAACGAAGAAAACGAAACTTTGCCCATTGCCGACTCCAACACATTGACAGAAAATCTTTTACAACAATTGGGTTATCTTCGCCTGAATGAAATTGACCAAAAGATTGGCGAACAACTCATTGGCAGTATCGACGACGATGGATACATCCGCCGGCCACTGCGTTCCATTGCAAACGACTTGGCTTTTGGGCAAAACATTTACGTATCCGAGCAGGAAGTAAATGCGGTATTGCAGAAAATTCAACTTTTTGACCCACCGGGCATTGCTGCCCGCGATTTGAGAGAGTGCTTGTTGCTCCAGCTCGATCGTTTCGACGAACCCAGCGAGGAGTTGAAAAATGCCCACGAAATTGTGAAGTCTCAATTCGAAGAATTCACCAAAAAACATTATTCGGCAATCCAGAAAAAACTCGACATCGATCAGGAAAGCCTAAAGGAAGCCATCGATTTCATCACGCATTTAAACCCAAAACCGGGCGGAGTGGGTGCAAACGACCCGACAGCCAAATACCTTTTGCCCGATTTTATGGTGACCGTGGAAAACGACGACATCGAAATTTCTTTGAATTCGAAAAATGCACCCGACCTCCGCATTTCGAAGTCCTTTTCGGAAATGCTCGACACCTACGACAAAAGCGACAAAAAGAACAAAGCGGTAAAAGAAACGGTCACTTTCGTGAAACAGAAATTGGACGCCGCGAAATGGTTTATCGACGCCATAAAACAGCGTCAGCAAACTTTACTCCGTACAATGGAGGCGATCGTAGCTTTCCAGAAAGAATTCTTCCTCGAAGGCGATGAAAGCAAATTGAAACCGATGATTTTGAAAGACATTTCAGACAAAATCGACATGGACATCTCCACGGTTTCGCGGGTGGCCAACAGCAAATCGGTACAAACAGATTTTGGCATTTATCCTTTGAAATACTTTTTCTCCGAGGGAATTTCTACCGAATCGGGCGAAGACGCTTCGAGCCGAGAAGTGAAAAACATTCTGAAAGAACTGATTGACAACGAGTTGAAAAGTGCTCCGCTCTCCGACGACAAACTCGAAAAAGAATTGAAGAAAAGGGGCTACAAAATCGCCAGACGCACTGTAGCCAAATACCGCGAACAACTCAATATTCCGGTAGCCCGTTTACGGAAAGAATTGTAA
- a CDS encoding porin family protein: protein MKKIFLLIAALIGIQTANAQGTIGFKGGVSGSTMTKFDLLDNLTPDFKLAPAFTGILFYEIPINENFSIQPEVSYLNRGFRIDEKVDIGQVLSFLGSENSFNVNADLGKFDLLNSYIQVPVLAKMKFGEPGGVRGYGMIGPELSFLMDSQLRANFFGLYKNKFDMPKGIYKDVDFGAVAALGVEIPVGPRFQIIGEARYDLGITRTLDIANFQLDVRNRSLSGLIGFQYQIGAN, encoded by the coding sequence ATGAAAAAAATCTTTCTACTAATCGCCGCACTGATCGGAATCCAGACAGCAAATGCACAAGGCACAATTGGTTTTAAAGGGGGCGTTTCGGGCTCTACCATGACAAAGTTTGATTTGCTCGATAACCTTACTCCCGATTTCAAGTTGGCTCCGGCCTTTACAGGGATTTTGTTTTATGAGATTCCGATAAACGAAAATTTTTCCATTCAACCCGAGGTCTCGTATTTGAATCGCGGTTTCCGCATCGATGAAAAAGTGGATATCGGGCAGGTATTGTCTTTCTTGGGTTCTGAAAACTCGTTCAATGTAAACGCAGATTTGGGCAAGTTTGACTTGCTGAATTCATACATTCAAGTGCCCGTTTTGGCCAAAATGAAATTTGGTGAGCCCGGTGGAGTAAGAGGCTATGGTATGATTGGACCCGAACTGAGTTTTTTGATGGATTCGCAATTGCGGGCAAACTTTTTCGGCTTGTACAAGAATAAATTTGATATGCCCAAAGGCATTTACAAAGATGTAGATTTCGGTGCTGTGGCGGCTTTGGGTGTGGAAATTCCCGTAGGGCCGCGTTTCCAAATTATCGGAGAAGCACGCTATGATTTAGGGATTACCCGCACACTCGATATCGCGAATTTCCAATTGGATGTACGAAACAGAAGTCTTTCGGGCCTTATTGGTTTTCAGTACCAAATCGGGGCGAATTGA
- a CDS encoding RidA family protein, with protein sequence MIFDDVFEKYADRIPQPPAPKGVYKPLIVVGNMVYVSGHGPVQANGKLIFGRVGSEVDQDFGKDAALQVGLTMLATLRKHFGSLKKIKRVVKVLGMVNADPCFESHPFVINGCSELFEEVWGNAMGVGSRSAVGFGSLPENITVEIEAQFELHEAEG encoded by the coding sequence ATGATTTTCGACGACGTTTTTGAAAAATACGCAGACCGCATTCCTCAGCCACCGGCCCCAAAAGGCGTGTACAAGCCACTAATTGTGGTGGGCAATATGGTATATGTAAGCGGTCATGGGCCTGTACAGGCCAACGGGAAATTGATTTTTGGCCGTGTGGGAAGCGAGGTAGATCAGGATTTTGGTAAAGATGCCGCTCTACAAGTTGGCCTTACCATGCTGGCCACACTCAGAAAACATTTTGGTAGCTTAAAGAAAATCAAAAGGGTGGTCAAGGTTTTGGGCATGGTAAATGCCGACCCTTGTTTTGAAAGCCATCCCTTTGTGATCAACGGCTGCAGCGAATTGTTTGAAGAAGTGTGGGGCAATGCTATGGGCGTAGGCTCTCGCAGTGCCGTAGGTTTTGGCTCTCTTCCAGAAAATATAACCGTGGAAATAGAAGCTCAGTTCGAATTGCACGAAGCCGAGGGTTAA